The Chryseobacterium oranimense genome contains the following window.
ATCACCAGACCTGAACAGGTACAGAGAACATTGCAGACAGCTATCCAGCATGCTATTTCGAAGAAAGGAGTAGCAGTAATAGGACTTCCGGGAGATGTATCAGAGCTTGACGCGGAGGAAGGATCAACTTCTGCCCAGATATTCAGGACCAATCCTGTCATAAGACCTTCCGATGATGAATTGAAGCAGCTGGCGGGCTTGATTAACGAAAGTAAAAAAGTAACCCTCTATTGCGGAATTGGAGCTGGAGAAGCAAATGCTGAGGTGATAGAATTATCAAAATTTTTAAAAGCCCCTGTTGGTTATTCTTTCCGCGGAAAAATGGCTATTCAGCCTAATAATCCCAACGAAGTGGGACTTACGGGACTGCTTGGGTTTCCATCAGCCTATCATGCAATGCATGAAGCAGATCTTGTTATTCTTCTGGGAACCGATTTTCCTTATCAGAAATTCATGCCAGTAAAAAATAAAATTGTTCAGATAGACGAAGCCCCGGAACGACTGGGAAGAAGGGCGAAGCTGGAGATGGGACTGGCAGGAGATGTAAAAGAAACCATTAAAGCCTTATTGCCTTTACTTGAGGAAAAAACAGATGCCCATTTTCTCAATGAGCAATTGGCATTTTATGAAAAAGTAAAGGAAAGCCAGTTCGCTTACGTAAAAGATTTTGGAAAAGAAAATGCCATTCAGCCGGAATATGTTGCCCATACTTTGGACCGATTAGCTAAAAAAGATGCTATTTTCACGGTAGATACAGGAATGTGCTGTGTGTGGGGAGCAAGATTTATTACCGGAACCGGAGAAAGGAAAATGTTAGGCTCGTTCAATCACGGCTCGATGGCTAATGCTATGCCAATGGCTATAGGAGCTTCTTTGGCCCATCCGGGTAGAGAAGTAATTGCAATGT
Protein-coding sequences here:
- a CDS encoding thiamine pyrophosphate-dependent enzyme → MAKNIAEQIVEMLENANVKRIYAVTGDSLNHLNIAVKKSSIEWIHVRHEEVGAYAAAAEAELDGFAVCAGSCGPGHVHLINGVYEAHKSHVPMLVIASTIPSDEMGMDYFQETNTIKLFDDCSHYNQMITRPEQVQRTLQTAIQHAISKKGVAVIGLPGDVSELDAEEGSTSAQIFRTNPVIRPSDDELKQLAGLINESKKVTLYCGIGAGEANAEVIELSKFLKAPVGYSFRGKMAIQPNNPNEVGLTGLLGFPSAYHAMHEADLVILLGTDFPYQKFMPVKNKIVQIDEAPERLGRRAKLEMGLAGDVKETIKALLPLLEEKTDAHFLNEQLAFYEKVKESQFAYVKDFGKENAIQPEYVAHTLDRLAKKDAIFTVDTGMCCVWGARFITGTGERKMLGSFNHGSMANAMPMAIGASLAHPGREVIAMCGDGGLSMLLGDMATIFQYKLPVKLIVFNNRTLGMVKLEMEVGGMPDNQTDMINPDFAMVAHAMGYPGKNVHKPEEVEDAIKECLAYSGPYLLNIFTNPNALALPPKIDFDQVMGMTKSMAQLMLGGKMEEVLETVKTNYKHIKGLL